The window TTTCTGTTCCGGCGGTGACCAAAAAGTAAGAGGCCATGGCGGCTATGTTGGGTCTGATGAGATTCCGCGCCTGAACGTACTTGACCTTCAGCGTTTAATCCGTGTCATACCAAAGCCGGTTATCTCAATGGTAAAAGGCTATGCGATCGGTGGCGGGCATGTTCTTCACGTTGTCAGCGATTTAACCATTGCCGCAGATAACGCAATCTTTGGACAAACTGGCCCGAAAGTCGGCAGCTTTGATGCGGGCTATGGCTCAGGTTATCTTGCTAGAATCGTTGGCCATAAAAAGGCCCGTGAAATCTGGTACCTTTGCCGCCAGTACAATGCCCAGGAAGCTCTTGACATGGGCCTTGTCAACAAAGTTGTACCACTTGATCAAGTTGAAGAGGAAACAATCCAATGGTGTGAGGAAATCCTTGAGAAGAGCCCAACTGCCATTCGTTTCCTAAAAGCCGCGATGAATGCAGATACAGACGGACTTGCCGGTCTTCAGCAGTTTGCCGGAGATGCAACACTTCTTTATTACACAACCGATGAAGCAAAAGAAGGCCGCGATGCATTTAAGGAAAAACGCAAGCCAGACTTCGGCCAATTCCCAAGATTTCCATAAGAAAAGCGGAAGCTCCCGTTTAGCGCCGTATGGCCTCCTCGAAAAGACTACCGCCTTTTCTTCGTGCGATGCTAATGCTTCCGAAGCATTCCTTGTGGAGGGCCTGGACATGAGATAAAGGAAACACGAAGAGCGCAAGCGATTCGATGTTGACTTATCGTAGTGAGGGGACCGAAGGACACTAGGCGTTGGGAGCTGCAGCTGGACAAAAGAAAAGCGGAAGCTCCTTTTGTTGGAGCTAGTTATACAGGTGCGTTTAAATGTAATTCACAGCTTGATGGAAATCCCATCAAGCTGTTTTCCTATTTGTATGAATACGATAACTCAGTTCCGGGACAATACACGGGATAGAGCGTTAAAGAAGGTGTACATCATGACTATGAGAATGCCGCATTTTTTGAAAAAAAGAGCCTTCCTTACTCCGGATCGCCCGGCATTATTATTTAATAATCAGCTGTTAACATTTAAAGAACTATATGAGAAAAGTCTGTCACTTGCTGCCAAGTTAACTTCAGCAGGTGTTGATTCCAGCACATTTACTGGGGTTCTAATAAAAAACAATCTTGAATCAGCCATCCTTCTATATGCGTTACAGTTATGCGGGGCACCTGCTGTGATGCTAAACAACAGATTAACTGCTGCTGAAATTGCCTGGCAGCTCCAGGATGCAAATGTCAGCATCCTCATAAGTGAACCATCACTAACTTCTTTAGCTAACGAGGCAGCATCAAGCCATGAATCCGTTACGACCTTAACCTTCACTGAACTTTCCTCCATAAAGCCCGCTAATTGGATTCCATCAGATGAGGTGTCCCTTGAAGACATTTGCACTGTCATGTATACATCGGGTACAACCGGACATCCAAAGGGGGTTTTACAAACCTATGGAAATCATTGGTGGAGTGCCTCGGGTTCAGCACTTAATCTAGGTATGACCGAACACGATACTTGGCTCTGCACAGTACCGCTCTTTCATATAAGCGGCTACTCGATTCTTATAAGAGGAATTGTTTATGGCAATCTTGTCATCTTACATGAACATTTTGACCCAAAGCATGTGGTCAAAGATATTATAGAGAAAAAAGTCTCGTATATGAGTATTGTCGGAACAGCTTTAAATCGCGTGTTGGATGAACTGGGTAACAGGAGTCTTCCGGAAACATTTCGGTGTATGCTGCTCGGGGGCGGACCAGCCCCGCTTCCGCTACTTGAAGCATGCCTCCGGCGGAATGTCCCTGTTTTCCAAACGTATGGCATGACGGAGACTGCATCTCAATCGGCTACGCTTGCTGCTGAGTATAGTTTGTCTAAATTAGGTTCAGCAGGGAAGCCGCTATTCCCGGTTTCTATCAAGATTCAGCTCGAAGATGGAAACGAGGCACCAGCCGGGGGGGAGGGAGAAATCCTTGTTAAAGGTCCTAATGTTACGCCTGGGTATTTGAACCGGCCGGAGGCTACAGCGGAAAAGATTGTGGATGGCTGGTTCCATACAGGTGATATTGGCAAGTTGGATGAGGAAGGTTTCTTGTATGTAATTGACAGGAGATCTGATTTAATCATTTCGGGCGGGGAAAACATTTATCCAGCAGAAGTCGAAAGTGTACTCGTTTCTCATCCATATGTTTGGGACGCAGGGGTAGCAGGGATTTCCCACTCCGAATGGGGACAGGTTCCTGTTGCATTCTTGATTTTAATGGATGGCCATTCACTTACTGAAGAGGAATTACGGTCTTATTGTCTTTCCAGGCTAGCTAAATATAAAGTCCCTCGGAGTTTTTATTTTGTAAAAGAGCTTCCAAGAAACGCATCCAACAAGCTTCTGCGTAGAAACCTAATTAGCCTTATCGGGGGAGACCTTATATGAATCTCCATTCAATCAAGTTATCAGTTATTTCCATGCCATTAAAACATCCCTTTCATACACATCTGGAAACAGTTAGCGTCAGGGAAGGGATACTGGTTGAGGTTTGTGATAAAGAAGGATTAGAAGGATATGGTGAAGGAGTGGCCTTCTCATCACCTTGGTACACGGAAGAGACTGTTGCGAGTAGCTTTTCGGTTATCAGATCTTCTTTAATCCCTCTGCTTCAAAAAAATGCAATAAGACATCCTAATGAAGTATTTGAGGTATTTAGTGCAGTCCGACGAAATCATATGGCAAAGTCGGCTGTTGAAATGGCTTTGTGGGACTTGTTTTCGAAGGAAAAAGGGAAGCCCCTTTCACGGTCCATAGGAAGCGAAAAACAACACATACCTTCAGGGGTTGTCGTTGCTGCGAGGAACGAAGCCGAGGCACTCGAACAAACCGCGCGTTATGTGGAAGAGGGCTATCAGCGAATCAAGGTGAAAATAGGCCCTTCCAATGATTATTCGTTGCTATCAGCAATTAGGAGGGACTTTCCTGAATTGCCAATCATGGCAGATGCCAATTCTGCTTATACTCTTAAAGATGCAGATAAACTGAAGGCCCTTGATGATTTAGGCTTACTTATGATAGAACAGCCACTAGCTTACGATGACTTTATTGAGCATGCGAAGCTTCAGAAGATGATTTCTACACCAATATGCCTGGATGAGAGTATTTCTTCGTATTCAGATGTTGTCCTCGCCTTAGAAATGGGCAGCTGCAAAATATTAACGATAAAGGCAGGCAAAGTCGGTGGTCTCCGTGAGGCAATCCGAATCCATGATTATTGCAAAAGTAGGGGCATTCAAGTTTGGTGTGGAGGAATGATCGAGTTTGGGGTGTCCCGGGCACATAACGTAGCTCTTGCATCCCTGCCTGGCTTTACTATCCCGGGTGATATTTCATCCTCGTCCCGCTTTTGGGAAGAGGATATCATTACACCGGAAATAACGGTTAAGGACGGCTGGATATCGATACCAGAGGGAGACGGGATAGGATTTGAGCTTAATCGGAAACGGCTTTCTAAAATCACTGTCCATACGGAAACCTTTACCCTTTAATTTATAATATCTTAGAAAAAGAAG is drawn from Bacillus sp. FJAT-18017 and contains these coding sequences:
- the menB gene encoding 1,4-dihydroxy-2-naphthoyl-CoA synthase, whose amino-acid sequence is MAVEWVAERQYDEILYETYNGIAKVTINRPHVHNAFTPKTVTEMIDAFAYARDDSKIGVIILTGAGDKAFCSGGDQKVRGHGGYVGSDEIPRLNVLDLQRLIRVIPKPVISMVKGYAIGGGHVLHVVSDLTIAADNAIFGQTGPKVGSFDAGYGSGYLARIVGHKKAREIWYLCRQYNAQEALDMGLVNKVVPLDQVEEETIQWCEEILEKSPTAIRFLKAAMNADTDGLAGLQQFAGDATLLYYTTDEAKEGRDAFKEKRKPDFGQFPRFP
- a CDS encoding o-succinylbenzoate--CoA ligase — its product is MTMRMPHFLKKRAFLTPDRPALLFNNQLLTFKELYEKSLSLAAKLTSAGVDSSTFTGVLIKNNLESAILLYALQLCGAPAVMLNNRLTAAEIAWQLQDANVSILISEPSLTSLANEAASSHESVTTLTFTELSSIKPANWIPSDEVSLEDICTVMYTSGTTGHPKGVLQTYGNHWWSASGSALNLGMTEHDTWLCTVPLFHISGYSILIRGIVYGNLVILHEHFDPKHVVKDIIEKKVSYMSIVGTALNRVLDELGNRSLPETFRCMLLGGGPAPLPLLEACLRRNVPVFQTYGMTETASQSATLAAEYSLSKLGSAGKPLFPVSIKIQLEDGNEAPAGGEGEILVKGPNVTPGYLNRPEATAEKIVDGWFHTGDIGKLDEEGFLYVIDRRSDLIISGGENIYPAEVESVLVSHPYVWDAGVAGISHSEWGQVPVAFLILMDGHSLTEEELRSYCLSRLAKYKVPRSFYFVKELPRNASNKLLRRNLISLIGGDLI
- the menC gene encoding o-succinylbenzoate synthase, whose amino-acid sequence is MNLHSIKLSVISMPLKHPFHTHLETVSVREGILVEVCDKEGLEGYGEGVAFSSPWYTEETVASSFSVIRSSLIPLLQKNAIRHPNEVFEVFSAVRRNHMAKSAVEMALWDLFSKEKGKPLSRSIGSEKQHIPSGVVVAARNEAEALEQTARYVEEGYQRIKVKIGPSNDYSLLSAIRRDFPELPIMADANSAYTLKDADKLKALDDLGLLMIEQPLAYDDFIEHAKLQKMISTPICLDESISSYSDVVLALEMGSCKILTIKAGKVGGLREAIRIHDYCKSRGIQVWCGGMIEFGVSRAHNVALASLPGFTIPGDISSSSRFWEEDIITPEITVKDGWISIPEGDGIGFELNRKRLSKITVHTETFTL